The genome window CAGCGCCTTGCCCAGTTGCTCGGCCATGACGCGCGCCAGCATGTCCGAGGTCGCGCCGGGCGGGGCGGTGACGACGATCCGCACGGGCTTGGCGGGATAGGTGTCGGCGGCGGCCGGGGCCGTCAGTGCAACGGCCGCGCAGATGAATGCCAGTTTCATTCGATTCACAGCGTGTACTCCTGCAAACGAGGGGCGCCGCGCGGGCATCGCTACGCCCGGGGCATGGGCGCGGGGCGGGTCAGACTCGGGGGCTGGATCTGAGGTGTGCGTCGCGCTTCTGGAAGAGGTCGTCGCTGGCATAGCCCATGAGTTCGGGCTGCGCACGGCCGAGCATGACCTGGAAGTAGACGGGTTCGAGGCTGCGGTTCTCGTAGCCGTGGATGACGCCGGGCGGGCAGGCGGCGCATTCCCAGGGTGCCAGGCGGCGCCAGGCCTTGTTGCCGGCTTCATCCTGGAAGAAGACGTCCAGGAAGCCCTGCAGGACGAAGAAGACTTCCTCGACCTCGTGGGTGTGGGCGGCGTTTCCCTGTCCGGGCTCGACGTACATGATGCTCAGGGTGAATCCACGGGCGGGGATGGCGGAGGCATCGTCGTGCTTGCCGGAGCCGCCGGCGCCGATGAAGCGGTGCTGGGCGCGCTTGAAGCCTTCGATTCTTGCGTCTTCGAAGGCGGCCCAGTCGGGAGTCTTGTCGCGGAAGCGGCCGACGTAGCGGGCGGCGATGTCCTCGAGCGAGGCGTGCTCGAGCTCGGGTGGTCGGGGGTGGCGTGCGGTGGCCATCGTGGGTTCCTCGGGAGTGGATGGAGGGCGATGGCGCGCAACGGCCATCGTCCAGCCGCACGATAGGTTGAGTTGACTAGATAGTCAATATATTGAAATGGAAAACTGGATTAAACAGCTATAAATTTGATTGTTTTCAAGATGGATTTTATTGTTATTGACTGAACAGTAAGCAATTGCGGGGCCGGCCGAAACCGGACCCCCATCCTCAGGCGACGCGCCGCGCCAGCCTGACTACGGTCACGCCCGGCACGAGCTGCCGCAGCGACGGCATGACCAGCGTGCAATGGTCGTACGGTGTCGTCACGGGTTCGCCGTCCTGCCAGCCGATGACGGTGCCGGCGCGTTCCAGTTCCTCCAGTCCCTGCCAGGGCTGGGCGAACCGGAA of Pigmentiphaga sp. H8 contains these proteins:
- a CDS encoding cupin domain-containing protein — translated: MATARHPRPPELEHASLEDIAARYVGRFRDKTPDWAAFEDARIEGFKRAQHRFIGAGGSGKHDDASAIPARGFTLSIMYVEPGQGNAAHTHEVEEVFFVLQGFLDVFFQDEAGNKAWRRLAPWECAACPPGVIHGYENRSLEPVYFQVMLGRAQPELMGYASDDLFQKRDAHLRSSPRV